Proteins co-encoded in one Ponticoccus alexandrii genomic window:
- a CDS encoding N-acetylglucosamine-6-phosphate deacetylase, with protein sequence MDFVGAEVRISEGRFGGAGGPVELLDEGVLLPGFVDLQVNGGGGVMFDAAPTVETLRLMSRVHGRLGATTILPTVISSGPEVVSRAIAAVSDALRAGVPGIAGLHLEGPHLALSKKGAHDGALIRPMTGADLAELLEAARALPFLMVTVAPEAVANAQISALAGAGVAVSLGHTDCSAEAARAAFDAGARHVTHLFNAMSQMGARAPGLVGAALDAEVSAGVIADLLHVDPVALRVALAARDSGIHAVSDCMALAGTEEPGFALNGRRVLRSETTVALACGAARQDRLTLEDGTLAGACLTLAQSVRNLVGIGVPEARALAMVTGIPGTHVGGGRILDGASADLVWLGGDWSLRGVWRAGLRLA encoded by the coding sequence ATGGACTTCGTCGGGGCCGAGGTGCGGATCTCGGAGGGCCGGTTCGGTGGCGCCGGAGGCCCGGTCGAGCTGCTGGACGAGGGTGTCCTGCTGCCGGGCTTCGTCGATCTTCAGGTCAACGGCGGTGGCGGGGTCATGTTCGACGCGGCGCCGACGGTCGAAACCCTGCGGTTGATGTCGCGGGTGCACGGGAGGCTTGGCGCGACGACGATTCTGCCCACGGTGATCTCTTCCGGGCCGGAGGTGGTGAGCCGCGCCATCGCCGCCGTTTCCGATGCCCTGCGCGCGGGCGTGCCGGGCATCGCCGGGCTGCATCTGGAGGGGCCGCATCTGGCGCTCTCGAAAAAGGGTGCGCACGACGGGGCCCTGATCCGCCCGATGACCGGGGCGGACCTTGCCGAACTGCTGGAGGCGGCGCGCGCCTTGCCCTTCCTTATGGTGACCGTGGCACCCGAGGCGGTGGCCAATGCGCAGATCTCGGCGCTGGCCGGGGCGGGGGTGGCGGTGTCGCTGGGCCATACCGATTGCTCTGCCGAGGCGGCGCGGGCGGCCTTCGACGCGGGCGCGCGCCATGTCACGCATCTGTTCAACGCCATGAGCCAGATGGGCGCGCGGGCGCCGGGGCTGGTCGGCGCGGCGCTGGATGCGGAGGTTTCAGCGGGGGTGATCGCGGACCTCCTGCATGTCGACCCGGTGGCGCTGCGGGTGGCGCTGGCGGCTCGGGACAGCGGCATCCACGCGGTCTCGGACTGCATGGCGCTGGCGGGCACGGAGGAGCCGGGCTTTGCGCTGAACGGGCGTCGGGTGCTGCGCAGCGAGACCACGGTGGCGCTGGCCTGCGGCGCGGCGCGGCAGGATCGCCTGACGCTGGAAGACGGCACGCTGGCCGGGGCCTGCCTGACGCTGGCCCAGTCGGTGCGCAATCTGGTGGGTATCGGCGTGCCGGAGGCCCGCGCACTGGCCATGGTCACCGGCATCCCCGGCACACATGTGGGCGGCGGGCGGATTCTGGACGGCGCATCGGCGGATCTGGTCTGGCTGGGGGGCGACTGGTCCCTGCGGGGTGTCTGGCGTGCGGGGCTGCGGCTGGCCTGA
- a CDS encoding BadF/BadG/BcrA/BcrD ATPase family protein: MSHPLLIGIDGGGTTCRGAALYGDTRVTRAVPGANATSDFEGAVAAVRAVVQALAEALDLPVERLAQAPAYLGMAGVVDDRVAERLRSALPFARVVIEEDRRASVVDALGARDGAVAVIGTGSFLARQSGGDMRFLGGHGLALGDEASGAWLGREALAATLRASEGWGAGSDLTRGLWDEMGGRSGIIAFAARARSRDLAELAPGVVAAAEGGDVQAVDLITRGAGYIAGALTALGWQSGEALCLTGGLGPVYAGVLPTAMRAALSQPQGAAPDGALALARRVAEGALP; this comes from the coding sequence ATGTCCCATCCCCTTCTGATCGGCATCGATGGCGGCGGCACGACCTGTCGCGGCGCGGCGCTTTACGGGGACACGCGCGTGACTCGCGCCGTCCCGGGGGCCAATGCGACCTCTGATTTCGAGGGCGCGGTGGCCGCGGTGCGGGCTGTCGTGCAGGCGCTGGCAGAGGCACTGGACCTGCCGGTCGAGAGGCTGGCGCAGGCACCGGCCTATCTGGGTATGGCCGGGGTCGTGGATGACCGCGTCGCAGAGCGCCTGCGCAGCGCGCTGCCCTTTGCCCGGGTGGTGATCGAAGAGGACCGGCGCGCCTCTGTGGTGGATGCGCTGGGGGCGCGCGACGGTGCCGTGGCGGTGATCGGCACCGGGTCTTTCCTTGCGCGGCAGTCGGGTGGGGACATGCGCTTTCTCGGCGGCCACGGGCTGGCTCTGGGTGACGAGGCCTCGGGCGCATGGCTGGGCCGCGAGGCCCTTGCCGCGACGTTGCGGGCGTCCGAGGGCTGGGGCGCCGGGTCCGACCTGACGCGCGGGCTGTGGGACGAGATGGGCGGGCGCAGCGGCATCATCGCCTTCGCCGCGCGGGCGCGGTCGCGCGATCTGGCCGAACTGGCGCCGGGTGTGGTGGCCGCCGCCGAGGGCGGCGACGTGCAGGCCGTCGACCTGATCACGCGCGGCGCCGGATACATCGCCGGGGCGCTGACGGCGCTGGGGTGGCAAAGCGGCGAGGCGCTGTGCCTGACCGGCGGGCTGGGGCCGGTCTATGCCGGGGTCCTGCCGACCGCCATGCGCGCGGCACTGTCACAGCCGCAGGGGGCGGCGCCCGACGGGGCACTGGCGCTTGCGCGCCGGGTGGCCGAGGGGGCGCTGCCATGA
- a CDS encoding tetratricopeptide repeat protein, whose protein sequence is MRLVAAMSVLALPALADGCPEAPDISDAMASLYERLQAAPDERTAQLITNEMWGLWDDAPDEPSQMMLDEGMRARASYDFLRALDRFDSLVGYCPHYAEGYNQRAFVNFIRQEYALALPDVERALELRPRHVGALSGYALTLLALGREAEGQVALRAALAVNPWLAERALLKPVPGEEL, encoded by the coding sequence ATGAGACTGGTCGCCGCGATGAGTGTTCTTGCGCTGCCCGCACTGGCGGACGGCTGCCCCGAGGCGCCGGATATCTCTGACGCGATGGCGTCGCTATACGAGCGCCTTCAGGCGGCCCCGGACGAGCGGACGGCGCAGCTGATCACCAACGAGATGTGGGGGCTGTGGGACGATGCCCCCGACGAGCCCAGCCAGATGATGCTGGACGAGGGGATGCGGGCGCGGGCCTCATACGACTTCCTGCGGGCGCTCGATCGCTTCGACTCGCTAGTGGGCTACTGCCCGCATTACGCCGAGGGCTACAACCAGCGCGCCTTCGTGAATTTTATCCGGCAGGAATACGCGCTGGCCCTGCCGGACGTCGAACGCGCGCTGGAGTTGCGTCCGCGCCATGTCGGCGCCCTGTCGGGCTATGCGCTGACGCTGTTGGCGTTGGGGCGCGAGGCAGAGGGGCAGGTGGCCCTGCGCGCGGCGCTGGCGGTGAACCCCTGGCTGGCGGAACGCGCGCTTCTGAAACCGGTGCCGGGCGAGGAGCTCTGA
- a CDS encoding Lrp/AsnC family transcriptional regulator: MQNEISDMDGFDRAILTTLASEARISVTELARRIGLSKSPTQARLKRLEENGIIRGYRASLDPIRLGLDHVAFVEVRMIDTREPTLAKFNAAVAAIPEIEQAHLIAGNFDYLLKVRTADMPSYRQVLADKISTLPGMASTSTYVAMEAVKDDGLAEVT; encoded by the coding sequence ATGCAAAATGAAATTTCGGATATGGATGGCTTCGACCGGGCGATTCTGACGACTCTGGCCAGCGAGGCGCGGATTTCCGTCACCGAACTGGCGCGGCGCATCGGCCTGTCCAAATCGCCGACGCAGGCGCGGCTGAAACGGCTGGAGGAAAACGGCATCATCCGGGGCTACCGGGCCTCGCTGGACCCGATCCGGCTGGGCCTTGACCACGTCGCCTTTGTCGAGGTGCGCATGATCGACACCCGCGAACCGACGCTGGCCAAGTTCAACGCCGCCGTCGCCGCCATTCCCGAGATCGAGCAGGCGCATCTGATCGCGGGCAATTTCGACTACCTGCTGAAGGTGCGCACGGCGGATATGCCCAGCTACCGGCAGGTGCTGGCGGACAAGATCTCGACCCTGCCGGGCATGGCCTCGACCTCGACCTATGTCGCCATGGAGGCGGTCAAGGACGACGGTCTCGCCGAAGTGACTTGA
- the putA gene encoding bifunctional proline dehydrogenase/L-glutamate gamma-semialdehyde dehydrogenase PutA, producing MPKDTMTDLRDRIDALTYAPEAQVLSDLRTLAALSESDRRAISQDAARLVRDIRGSTRPGLMEVFLAEYGLSTDEGIALMCLAEALLRVPDARTIDALIEDKIAPSDWGRHMGHSTSPLVNASTWALMLTGKVLEDTPPGPVGHLRGAIKRLGEPVIRTAVGRAMREMGSQFVLGETIRSAMTRGSKMEAKGYTYSYDMLGEAARTEEDARRYFDAYASAIDAIAGAAKAGDIRDNPGISVKLSALHPRYDELQRAGSMAVLVPRLTALCKQAKDARIGLNIDAEEADRLALSLDIIEATLADPQLAGWDGFGVVVQAYGLRAAPVLDWLHALATRLDRRIMVRLVKGAYWDTEIKRAQVAGLDAFPVFTAKTATDVSYIANARKLLGMTDRIYPQFATHNAHTVAAILHMADDRDAFEFQRLHGMGETLHGLVKDREGTRCRIYAPVGAHRDLLAYLVRRLLENGANSSFVNQIVDEEVPPEVVAADPFDTARPRSLPTGAALFKPERPNSKGYDLRHRPTLHALDKGRDAFRAHRWQAGPLLAVEAPQGADETVTNPADPADTVGSVALATPEGVRAAAQAAQPWQADAATRAHILNAAADLYEAHRDELFAILHREAGKTLLDAVAELREAVDFLRYYAAGADGAPPRGTFACISPWNFPLAIFTGQISAALAAGNAVLAKPAEQTPLVAFRAVELLHEAGVPRAALQLLPGGGDIGAALTACGGVDGVAFTGSTETAQAIHRSMATYLAPGAPLIAETGGLNAMIVDSTALPEQAVQAIVESAFQSAGQRCSALRCLYVQEDVADTVLEMLKGAMSALETGDPWQVATDVGPVIDAEARAGILSHIEQARAEGRVLHALDTPAQGHFVPATLIRVPGIEALEREIFGPVLHVATFKAARLDAVIDAINATGYGLTFGLMTRIDDRVQHVTDRVHAGNLYVNRNQIGAIVGSQPFGGEGLSGTGPKAGGPLYLDRFRRQPAPGADADWTDTMDPQGLEALIASAPAGAPPARTELPGPTGEANQLTDMPRPPLLCLGPGQAAAEAQARAVHAAGGSAITATGSLPPEALGSLTGIAGVLWWGDGQTAAAFRAALAGRAGPILPLITGLPDRGHTRAERHVCIDTTAAGGNAALLAGQT from the coding sequence ATGCCCAAGGACACCATGACAGACCTGCGCGACCGTATCGACGCCCTGACCTACGCGCCCGAGGCGCAGGTCCTTTCCGACCTTCGCACGCTGGCCGCGCTGAGCGAAAGCGACCGCCGCGCCATCTCGCAGGATGCCGCGCGGCTGGTGCGCGATATCCGCGGCAGCACCCGCCCCGGGCTGATGGAGGTTTTCCTTGCGGAATACGGCCTGTCCACCGACGAGGGAATCGCGCTGATGTGTCTGGCAGAGGCGCTGCTGCGCGTGCCCGATGCGCGGACCATCGACGCGCTGATCGAGGACAAGATCGCGCCATCGGACTGGGGGCGGCACATGGGGCATTCGACCTCGCCGCTGGTCAATGCCTCGACTTGGGCGCTGATGCTGACCGGCAAGGTGCTGGAGGACACGCCTCCGGGGCCGGTGGGCCATCTGCGCGGCGCCATCAAGCGGCTGGGCGAGCCGGTCATCCGCACCGCCGTGGGCCGCGCCATGCGCGAGATGGGCTCGCAGTTCGTGCTGGGCGAGACGATCCGGTCGGCGATGACGCGCGGCTCGAAGATGGAGGCAAAGGGCTACACCTATTCCTACGACATGCTGGGTGAGGCCGCGCGCACCGAAGAGGACGCGCGACGCTACTTCGATGCCTATGCCAGCGCCATCGACGCCATCGCGGGGGCGGCCAAGGCGGGCGACATCCGCGACAACCCCGGCATTTCGGTGAAGCTGTCCGCTCTGCATCCCCGTTACGACGAGTTGCAGCGCGCGGGTTCCATGGCGGTGCTGGTCCCCCGCCTGACGGCCCTCTGCAAACAGGCAAAGGATGCGCGGATCGGCCTGAACATCGACGCCGAAGAGGCCGACCGCCTTGCGCTGTCCCTCGACATCATCGAGGCCACGCTGGCCGATCCTCAGCTTGCGGGGTGGGACGGCTTCGGCGTGGTGGTGCAGGCCTACGGGCTGCGCGCGGCCCCGGTGCTGGACTGGCTGCACGCGCTGGCGACGCGGCTGGACCGGCGCATCATGGTGCGGCTGGTCAAGGGCGCCTATTGGGACACCGAGATCAAGCGCGCGCAGGTGGCGGGGCTGGACGCCTTCCCGGTCTTCACCGCCAAGACCGCCACGGATGTCAGCTACATCGCCAATGCCCGCAAGCTGCTGGGCATGACCGACCGCATCTACCCGCAGTTCGCCACCCACAACGCCCATACGGTCGCGGCGATCCTGCACATGGCGGATGACAGGGACGCCTTCGAGTTCCAGCGCCTGCACGGCATGGGCGAGACGCTGCATGGCCTCGTGAAGGACCGCGAGGGCACCCGATGCCGCATCTACGCCCCCGTGGGCGCGCATCGCGACCTGCTGGCCTACCTCGTGCGCAGGCTGCTGGAGAACGGCGCGAACTCTTCCTTCGTGAACCAGATCGTCGACGAGGAGGTGCCGCCAGAGGTGGTCGCCGCCGACCCCTTCGACACCGCCCGGCCCCGCAGCCTGCCGACCGGCGCCGCGCTGTTCAAGCCGGAGCGCCCGAACTCAAAGGGCTATGACCTGCGCCATCGTCCGACGCTGCACGCGCTGGACAAGGGCCGCGACGCCTTTCGCGCGCATCGCTGGCAGGCGGGGCCGCTGCTGGCCGTCGAGGCCCCGCAGGGCGCTGATGAAACCGTCACCAATCCCGCCGATCCCGCCGACACGGTCGGCTCCGTGGCCCTTGCCACACCCGAGGGCGTCCGCGCCGCCGCGCAGGCCGCGCAGCCCTGGCAAGCGGACGCAGCCACCCGCGCCCACATCCTGAACGCCGCCGCCGATCTTTACGAGGCGCACAGGGACGAACTCTTTGCGATCCTGCACCGCGAGGCGGGCAAGACCCTGCTGGATGCGGTGGCCGAACTGCGCGAGGCGGTGGACTTCCTCCGCTATTACGCCGCTGGCGCCGACGGCGCGCCGCCGCGCGGCACCTTCGCCTGCATCTCGCCGTGGAACTTCCCGCTGGCGATCTTCACGGGGCAGATCTCTGCCGCGCTGGCGGCGGGCAACGCGGTGCTGGCCAAGCCCGCCGAGCAGACACCGCTGGTGGCCTTCCGCGCCGTGGAACTGCTGCACGAGGCCGGTGTGCCCCGCGCGGCGCTGCAACTGCTGCCGGGCGGGGGCGACATCGGCGCGGCACTGACCGCCTGTGGCGGGGTGGACGGCGTGGCCTTCACCGGCTCGACAGAAACGGCGCAGGCGATCCACCGCAGCATGGCCACCTACCTTGCCCCCGGCGCGCCGCTGATCGCCGAGACCGGCGGGCTGAACGCGATGATCGTGGATTCGACCGCGCTGCCGGAACAGGCGGTGCAGGCCATCGTGGAAAGCGCCTTCCAGTCGGCGGGCCAGCGCTGTTCCGCGCTGCGCTGCCTCTATGTGCAGGAGGACGTGGCCGACACGGTGCTGGAGATGCTGAAGGGCGCCATGTCGGCGCTGGAAACGGGCGACCCGTGGCAGGTGGCAACCGACGTCGGCCCGGTGATCGACGCCGAGGCGCGCGCGGGCATCCTGTCGCATATCGAACAGGCCCGCGCCGAGGGCCGCGTGCTGCATGCGCTGGACACCCCCGCCCAGGGGCACTTCGTCCCCGCGACCCTGATCCGCGTGCCCGGCATCGAGGCGCTGGAGCGCGAGATCTTCGGCCCCGTCCTGCATGTGGCGACCTTCAAGGCGGCGCGGCTGGACGCGGTGATCGACGCCATCAACGCCACCGGCTACGGGCTGACCTTCGGCCTGATGACCCGCATCGACGACCGCGTGCAGCACGTGACCGACCGGGTCCACGCCGGCAACCTCTACGTTAACCGCAACCAGATCGGCGCCATCGTGGGCAGCCAGCCCTTCGGCGGCGAGGGCCTGTCCGGCACCGGCCCCAAGGCGGGCGGGCCGCTCTACCTCGACCGATTCCGGCGGCAGCCCGCACCGGGCGCGGACGCGGACTGGACCGACACCATGGACCCGCAGGGGCTGGAGGCCCTGATCGCCAGCGCCCCCGCCGGCGCGCCACCCGCCCGCACAGAGCTTCCCGGCCCGACCGGCGAGGCCAACCAGCTGACCGATATGCCGCGGCCGCCGCTACTGTGCCTCGGGCCAGGACAGGCGGCGGCAGAGGCGCAGGCCCGCGCCGTCCACGCCGCAGGCGGCAGCGCGATCACCGCCACCGGCAGCCTGCCGCCAGAGGCCCTCGGCTCCCTGACCGGCATCGCAGGGGTGCTGTGGTGGGGCGACGGCCAGACCGCTGCGGCCTTCCGCGCCGCGCTGGCCGGGCGCGCGGGGCCGATCCTGCCACTGATCACCGGCCTGCCGGACCGGGGCCACACCCGCGCCGAGCGCCACGTCTGCATCGACACGACGGCAGCCGGAGGCAATGCGGCACTGCTGGCGGGGCAGACCTGA
- a CDS encoding MFS transporter, which yields MATALLRRNRNFRLLFGAGTLTNLGDGLTALALPWLATLLTRDPLAIGAVAAATRLPWLLFAIPAGVIVDRSDMRRLIARADLLRSAIVVAILLLAMGDPGPGAVWALAGLAFLLGSAEVLRDNAAQTLLPAIVAPADLEAANGQLWSTEQLTGQFIGPPLAGLLIAFGVAVPFGVDAALLVLAAGLVWMITLPPQARTATGFGTALREGMTFMRRDPVLLRLAVVLGVANFIAMATLTVQVLLAREVLGLSAAAYGLVLSVGAAGAITGSLLAPRLTAALGRQGCLYGAILGWGLGYGLIGIGGSGWLMALALYGIMAAAMVWNVITVSWRQRRIPGALLGRVNAIYRFFGWGSMPLGALAGGGIVALLEPGMGREAALRATFLLASLGCALLLAYALRRLRLD from the coding sequence ATGGCCACCGCCCTCCTGCGCCGGAACCGCAACTTCCGCCTGCTCTTCGGGGCCGGTACGCTCACCAATCTCGGAGACGGCTTGACCGCGCTGGCCCTGCCCTGGCTGGCAACGCTTCTGACCCGCGACCCGCTGGCCATCGGCGCCGTCGCCGCCGCGACCCGTTTGCCCTGGCTTTTATTCGCGATACCGGCGGGCGTGATCGTCGACCGCTCGGACATGCGGCGCCTGATCGCCCGCGCCGACCTTCTGCGCAGCGCCATCGTCGTGGCGATCCTGCTGCTGGCCATGGGAGACCCCGGGCCGGGCGCCGTCTGGGCGCTGGCGGGGCTGGCCTTCCTGCTGGGCAGCGCCGAGGTGCTGCGGGACAATGCCGCGCAGACCCTGCTGCCCGCCATCGTCGCCCCCGCCGATCTCGAAGCGGCCAACGGCCAGCTCTGGAGCACCGAGCAACTGACCGGCCAGTTTATTGGGCCGCCGCTGGCGGGACTGCTGATCGCCTTCGGCGTGGCGGTACCCTTCGGCGTCGATGCGGCACTTCTGGTGCTGGCGGCGGGGCTGGTCTGGATGATTACCCTGCCGCCGCAGGCCCGGACCGCGACGGGCTTCGGCACGGCCCTGCGCGAGGGCATGACCTTCATGCGCCGCGACCCGGTGCTGCTGCGGCTGGCGGTGGTGCTGGGGGTGGCGAACTTCATCGCCATGGCGACGCTGACGGTGCAGGTCCTGCTGGCGCGCGAGGTTCTGGGCCTCTCGGCGGCGGCCTACGGGCTGGTGCTGTCGGTGGGCGCCGCGGGCGCCATCACCGGCAGCCTGCTGGCGCCACGGCTGACGGCAGCGCTGGGGCGGCAAGGCTGCCTCTACGGCGCGATCCTCGGCTGGGGGCTGGGCTACGGCCTGATCGGGATCGGCGGCAGCGGCTGGCTCATGGCGCTGGCACTTTACGGCATCATGGCCGCGGCGATGGTCTGGAACGTCATCACCGTCTCGTGGCGGCAGCGGCGCATCCCCGGCGCCCTTCTGGGCCGCGTCAACGCGATCTACCGCTTCTTCGGCTGGGGCTCGATGCCGCTGGGCGCACTGGCCGGAGGCGGCATCGTCGCGCTGCTGGAGCCTGGGATGGGCCGCGAAGCCGCCCTGCGCGCAACCTTCCTGCTGGCCAGCCTAGGCTGCGCCCTGCTGCTGGCCTACGCCCTGCGCCGCCTGCGACTGGACTAA
- a CDS encoding rhomboid family intramembrane serine protease, with the protein MFPIRDHNPSGRVPFVTYALMLTNFAIFVATWDLAQSPRALYAFYAEYALVPAFLMEGYGWQGLVTSMFLHGGLMHIAGNMLFLFIFGDNLEDELGHLGFTLFYLACGIGAGLIHVISGPYSTVPTVGASGAIAGVMGGYLLLFPKARVDILLILIVIFKIIPVPAWLMLALWFGMQLLGGWSTAPDEGGVAYWAHIGGFVAGLILTVPVWLKRGGPAFWNRTRGQPPHPVARYDRSHIPRVRKARSTTQVPRVPRR; encoded by the coding sequence ATGTTTCCGATCCGAGACCACAACCCCTCGGGGCGCGTGCCCTTCGTCACCTACGCCCTGATGCTGACCAATTTCGCGATCTTCGTCGCCACATGGGATCTTGCCCAGTCACCGCGCGCGCTCTACGCCTTCTATGCCGAATACGCGCTGGTCCCGGCCTTCCTGATGGAAGGCTACGGCTGGCAGGGGCTGGTAACCTCGATGTTCCTGCACGGCGGCCTGATGCATATCGCCGGCAACATGCTGTTCCTGTTCATCTTCGGCGACAACCTCGAAGACGAGCTGGGGCACCTCGGTTTTACCCTCTTCTACCTCGCCTGCGGGATCGGGGCGGGCCTGATCCACGTGATCTCGGGGCCCTATTCCACCGTGCCGACCGTGGGTGCCTCGGGGGCCATCGCAGGCGTCATGGGGGGCTACCTGCTACTCTTTCCCAAGGCGCGGGTCGATATCCTGCTGATCCTCATCGTGATCTTCAAGATCATCCCGGTTCCGGCCTGGCTGATGCTGGCGCTCTGGTTCGGGATGCAGCTTCTGGGAGGCTGGAGCACCGCGCCCGACGAGGGCGGCGTCGCCTACTGGGCCCATATCGGGGGCTTCGTGGCAGGCCTGATCCTGACCGTCCCGGTCTGGTTGAAACGCGGCGGCCCGGCCTTTTGGAACCGCACCCGCGGCCAGCCACCGCACCCGGTGGCGCGCTACGACCGCTCGCACATTCCACGCGTCCGCAAGGCGCGCAGCACCACGCAAGTTCCAAGGGTACCCCGCCGATGA
- a CDS encoding GFA family protein: MKPHKATCHCGAVELRVTLSDGLNTARRCDCSFCRRRSVPVVSAPLDGIEVVHGADNLTLYTWGTHTAQHHFCKTCGIYMYHRRRSNPNEYGVNLYAIEGMEPKDIEPVGWHDGVNHPSDRDPG, translated from the coding sequence ATGAAACCCCACAAAGCCACCTGCCACTGCGGCGCCGTCGAGCTTCGCGTAACGCTGAGCGACGGGCTGAACACCGCGCGGCGCTGCGACTGCTCTTTCTGCCGCCGCAGATCCGTCCCCGTCGTCTCCGCCCCGCTCGACGGGATCGAGGTGGTCCACGGCGCCGACAATCTCACGCTCTACACCTGGGGCACGCACACGGCGCAGCACCACTTCTGCAAGACCTGCGGGATCTACATGTACCACCGCCGCCGCTCGAACCCGAACGAGTACGGCGTGAACCTTTATGCCATCGAGGGCATGGAGCCGAAGGACATCGAACCGGTCGGCTGGCACGACGGGGTCAATCACCCGTCGGACCGCGACCCCGGCTGA
- a CDS encoding inositol monophosphatase family protein, translating to MQGSANLNIMMKAARKAGRSLVKDFREVENLQVSRKGTSDFVTRADIEADRILREELMGARPTYGWVGEESGEAEGEDPTRRWIVDALDGTTNFLHGMPHWAVSIALEHKGQIVSGVVYDAAKDEMFYAERGAGAWLNDSRRLRVSGRRAMNEALVATGIPFAGKHTLPATLKDLARVMPEVAGLRPSGSASLDLAYVAAGRFEGYWERELKIWDIAAGSLIAKEAGALVEGVREGQDFLESGSILCANGEIFTPLSRLLRAA from the coding sequence ATGCAGGGCAGCGCGAATCTCAACATCATGATGAAGGCGGCGCGCAAGGCGGGGCGGTCTCTGGTCAAGGATTTCCGCGAGGTCGAGAACCTGCAGGTCTCGCGCAAGGGGACCTCTGACTTCGTGACCCGGGCCGATATCGAGGCCGACCGCATCCTGCGCGAAGAGCTGATGGGCGCGCGTCCGACCTATGGCTGGGTCGGCGAGGAAAGCGGCGAGGCCGAGGGCGAGGACCCGACCCGGCGCTGGATCGTCGATGCGCTGGACGGGACGACGAACTTCCTGCACGGGATGCCGCACTGGGCGGTGTCGATCGCGTTGGAGCACAAGGGCCAGATCGTGTCCGGCGTGGTCTACGACGCGGCCAAGGACGAGATGTTCTACGCCGAGCGCGGCGCCGGGGCATGGCTGAACGATTCGCGCCGACTGCGCGTCTCGGGCCGCCGCGCGATGAACGAGGCGCTGGTCGCCACCGGCATTCCCTTTGCTGGCAAGCACACGCTGCCGGCGACTCTGAAGGACCTCGCCCGCGTCATGCCCGAGGTCGCCGGCCTGCGGCCCTCGGGCTCTGCCTCGCTCGACCTCGCCTATGTGGCGGCGGGCCGCTTCGAGGGCTACTGGGAGCGCGAGCTGAAGATCTGGGACATCGCCGCAGGCAGCCTGATCGCGAAGGAGGCCGGTGCGCTGGTCGAGGGCGTGCGCGAAGGGCAGGACTTCCTCGAGAGCGGCTCCATCCTCTGCGCGAACGGCGAGATCTTCACGCCGCTCTCCAGGCTGCTGCGGGCGGCCTGA
- a CDS encoding YHS domain-containing (seleno)protein, with product MSRLSRRSLLLSALAAPSLSLPAAARSRAPEVYAELGVAIDGSDPVAYFDGKGPVMGEDHGLMWRGATWYFASPRNAARFEADPKAFAPQFGGYCAFAASRGYLAPTIPEAWTLHGGRLYLNASLRARELWLADVEGNIAKGRANWPGILG from the coding sequence ATGTCTCGCCTCTCTCGCCGCAGCCTTCTGCTGTCCGCCCTCGCCGCACCGTCGCTCTCCCTGCCCGCCGCCGCGCGCAGCCGCGCACCCGAGGTTTACGCCGAACTGGGTGTGGCCATCGACGGCTCGGACCCGGTCGCCTATTTCGACGGCAAGGGGCCGGTCATGGGGGAAGACCACGGTCTGATGTGGCGGGGCGCGACATGGTACTTCGCCTCGCCCCGAAATGCCGCACGCTTCGAAGCGGACCCCAAGGCATTCGCGCCCCAATTCGGCGGCTACTGCGCCTTCGCGGCATCGCGGGGGTATCTCGCGCCGACCATCCCCGAGGCATGGACCCTGCACGGCGGGCGGCTTTACCTGAACGCCAGCCTGCGCGCGCGCGAACTCTGGCTTGCCGATGTCGAGGGCAATATCGCCAAGGGCCGCGCGAACTGGCCCGGCATCCTCGGCTGA